In the Vitis vinifera cultivar Pinot Noir 40024 chromosome 2, ASM3070453v1 genome, one interval contains:
- the LOC100260851 gene encoding ribose-phosphate pyrophosphokinase 1: protein MASLSLSAPSYHAESLVSRYSLRQSSFLPNESRYRFQVASVIKCDMNESLKFENGKPCVPVLNDRTFPSFLESRRMEKSVSRNSDRLKIFSGTANPTLSKEIAWYMGKELGKINIKRFADGEIYVQLEESVRGCDVYLVQPTCPPANENLMELLIMIDACRRASAKTVTAVVPYFGYARSDRKTQGRESIAAKLVANVITKAGADRVLACDLHSGQSMGYFDIPVDHIYCQPVILDYLASKTICCNDLVVVSPDVGGVARARAFAKKLSDAPLAIVDKRRQGHNVAEVMNLIGDVKGKVAVMVDDMIDTAGTITKGAALLHQEGAREVYACCTHAVFSPPAIERLTSGLFQEVIITNTIPTQEKNYFPQLTVLSVANLLGETIWRIHDDCSVSSIFL from the exons ATGGCGTCTCTGTCTTTGTCCGCTCCTTCTTACCATGCCGAATCGCTGGTTTCTCGCTACTCGCTCCGCCAGTCCAGCTTTCTCCCCAACGAGTCCCGTTATCGTTTCCAAGTCGCAAGCGTCATC AAATGTGACATGAATGAATCGTTGAAGTTTGAAAATGGGAAGCCTTGTGTTCCTGTCCTTAATGATCGAACATTTCCAAGCTTTTTGGAATCAAGGCGCATGGAGAAATCAGTTAGTAGGAATAGTGACCGGTTGAAAATATTCTCTGGCACAGCAAATCCCACACTTTCTAAG GAAATTGCTTGGTACATGGGTAAGGAGCTGGGAAAGATCAACATAAAGAGGTTTGCTGATGGTGAAATTTATGTTCAGTTGGAAGAGAGTGTTAGAGGGTGTGATGTTTACCTAGTGCAGCCGACCTGCCCTCCCGCTAATGAGAATCTTATGGAGCTTCTAATAATGATAGATGCTTGTCGAAGAGCATCGGCGAAAACTGTCACAGCAGTAGTTCCGTATTTTGGCTATGCCAGATCTGATAGAAAG ACTCAAGGGCGTGAATCCATTGCAGCTAAACTTGTTGCAAATGTTATCACCAAAGCAGGTGCGGACCGTGTTCTTGCTTGTGATCTTCATTCTGGGCAGTCCATGGGTTACTTTGATATTCCTGTGGATCACATATATTGTCag CCTGTGATTCTTGATTATCTTGCCAGCAAGACAATTTGTTGTAATGATTTGGTAGTGGTCTCACCTGATGTTGGAGGAGTTGCAAGAGCACGTGCTTTTGCAAAGAAGTTGTCTGATGCGCCTTTAGCCATAGTGGATAAAAGGCGTCAAGGACATAATGTTGCTGAG GTGATGAATCTGATTGGTGATGTCAAAGGAAAAGTTGCAGTCATGGTGGATGACATGATTGATACTGCTG GGACTATTACAAAAGGGGCAGCTCTGTTACATCAAGAGGGGGCCAGGGAAGTCTATGCCTGCTGTACTCATGCTGTTTTTAG CCCTCCTGCAATTGAGAGGCTGACAAGCGGCCTTTTTCAAGAGGTGATCATTACAAACACAATTCCAACGCAGGAGAAAAACTACTTCCCCCAGTTGACTGTTCTTTCAGTAGCAAACCTGCTGGGAGAAACCATCTGGCGTATACATGATGATTGTTCTGTGAGTAGCATTTTTCTGTGA